The window cttagaacgacggtagtaagtaagatgatccctcactaaaatttcaagagacgtgttcccctaactgtgcaccgttgcgaaggttcgttgtttcgaagcaccacgtgatgatcgggtgtgatagattctaacgttcgaatacaacgggtgttgacgagcctagcatgtacagacatggcctcggaacacatgcaaaacacttaggttgacttgacgagcctagcatgtacagacatggcctcggaacacatgcaaaacacttaggttgacttgacgagcctagcatgtacagacatggcctcggaacacaagagaccgaaaggtcgagcatgagtcgtatagaagatacgatcaacatggagatgttcaccgatgatgactagtccgtctcacgtgatgatcggacacgacctagtttgactcggatcatgtatcacttagatgactagagggatgtctatctgagtgggagttcaataatcagatgaacttcattatcatgaacatagtcaaaaggtctttgcgaattatgtcatacgctttagttctattGTTTaaaatacgttcctagagaaaatttagttgaaagctggtagtagcaattatgcggactgggtccgtaaactgaggattgtcctcattgctgcacagaaggcttatgtccttaatgcaccgctcggtgtgctgaacctcagcgtcgtctgtagatgttgcggaacatctgacatacacgttttaataactacgtgatagttcagtgcgtaatgctaacggtttagaattgtggcaccaaagacggttttgaaacgtcgcagaacatgtgagatgttccgaagactgaaattgggatttcagactagtgcccacgtcaagaggtatgagacctctgacaagtttcttaagcctgcaagctaagggagaaaagctcaatcgttgagcatgtgctcagattgtctgagtactacaatcacttgaattgagtgggagttaatctcccagatgagatagtgatagttctccatagtcactgccaccaagctagtagagcttcgtgatgaactataacatatcagggatagttatgatgatccttgagctattcgcgatgtttgacaccgcgaaagtagaaatcaagaaggagcatcaattgttgatggttaataaaaccactagttttaagaagggcaagggcaaaagggatacttcatgaaacagcaagtcatttgctgctctagtgaagaatcccaaggttgaacccaaacccgagactaagtgcttctgtaatgagaggaacggtcactgaagcagtactaccctagatacttggtagatgagaaggcaggcaaggtcgacagaagtatattggatatacattatatgaatgtgtactttactagttcTCCTAGCAGCAcgagggtattagataccggttcggttgctaagtgttagtaactcgaaataaaagctgcggaataaacggagactagctaaaggtgagatgacgatatgtgttggaagtgtttccaaggttgatgtgatcaagcatcgcatgctccctctaccatcgagatttggtgtttgcgttgagcatgattggattatgtttatcgcaatacggttattcatttaaggagaataatggttactctgtttatttgaataataccttcaatggtcttgcacctaaaatgaatctcgatcgtagtgatacacatgttcgtgccaaaagatataaaatagtaatgatagtaccacatatttgtggcactgcaatttgagtcatattggtatagaacgcatgcagaagctccatgtagatggatctttggactcagtcgtttttgaaaagattgagacatgcgaaccatgtctattggtatatatgcatgaagaaactccatgcagatggatcatttggactcacttgatttcgaatcacttgagacatgcaaatcacaccacatgggcaagatgactgaaagtcctcgttttcagtaagatggaacaagagagcaacttgttggatgtaatacattttgatgtgtgcagtccaatgagtgctgaggcatgcagtggatatcgttaagttcttacttcacagatgatttgagtagatgctgagtgtatttacttgatgaaacacaagtctggattattgaaaggttcaagtaatttcagactgaagttgaagatcgtcgtgacaagaggataaaatgtctgtgatatgatcatagagatgagtatctgagttacgagtttggcacacaattaagacattgtggaaagtgtttcacaattaataccgcctggaacaccatagtgtgatggtgtgtccgaacatcataactgcaccctattggatatggtgcataccatgatgtttcttatcgagttaccactatcgtttatgggttaggcattcgagacaaccgcattcactttaaaaggggcaccacgcaattccgttgagacgacaccgtttagagaaacctaagttgtcgtttcttaaaagtttggggctgcgacgcttatgtgaaaaatgtttcaggctgataagctcgaacccaaagcggataaatacatcttcataagaatacccaaatcagttgggtatacctcctatttcagatctggaagcaaaagtaattgcttctagaaacgagtcctttctcgaggaaaagtttctcttgaaagaattgagtgggaggatggtggagacttgataaggttattgaaccgtcgcttcaactagtgtgtagcagggcacaggaagttgttcctgtggcacctacaccaattgaagtggaagcttatgatagtgatcatgaaacttcggatcaagtcaccaccaaacctcgtaggacgacgaggatgcgtgctacttcagagtggtacatgatcctgtctgagatatcatgttgttggacaatactgaacctacgagctatggagaagcgatggtgggcccatattctgacaaatggttagaagccatgaaatccgagataaatggatctttgagaagaagacggacgtggacggtaatgttaccatctatgaagctcgacttgtggcaaagagtatttccacaagttcaaggagttgactacgatgagattttctcatccgtagcgatgcttaagttcgtcggaatcatgttagcattagctgcatttatgaaatctggcagatggatgtcaaaaacaagtttccttaccagttttcgtaaggaaaggttgtatgtgatacaatcagaaaggttttgtcgatcctaaggatgctaaaaggtatgctagctccagcgatccttccatggattagagcaagcatctcggagtcagaatatacgctttgatggagtgatcaaagtttttgggttatacaaagtttgttagaaacttgtatttacaataaagtgagtgggagcactacaacatttctgataagtatatgtgaatgacatattgttgatccaaaatgatgtaaaatttctggaaagcataaagggttgtttgaaaggagtttttcaaaggaagacctggataaagctgcttacatattgggcatcaagatctatagagatagatcaagacgcctgatgatactttcaaagaacgcacaccttgacatgattttgaaagagttcaaaatagatcagcaaagaaggagttcttggatgtgttacaagatgtgagcattgagtaagactcaagacctgaccacaacagaagagagagaaaggacgaaggtcgtcccctatgcttcagacgtaggctctacagtatgctatgctgtgtaccgcacatgaagtgtgccttgccatgagttggtcaaggggtacaatagtgatccgggaatggatcacatgacagcggtcgaacttatccttagtacatagtggactaaggaattttctcgattatggaggtgaaaaggagttcgtcgtaaagggttacgtcgatgcgaactttgacactaatccggatgactctgagtagtaaaccggattcgtatagtagagcagttatctgaaatggctccaaatagcgcgtggtagcatccacaagatgacatagatattcgtaaagcacacacggatctgaaaggttcagacccgttgactaataacctctctcacaagcataacatgatcaaaccagaacacattgagttaatcacatagtgatgtgaactagattgttgactctagtgatctctttggatgttggtcacatggtgatgtgacctatgagtgttaatcacatggcgatgtgaactagattattgactctagtgcaagtgggagactgttggaaatatgccctagaggcaataataaataggttattattatatttccttgttcatgataatcgtttattatccatgctagaattgtattgataggaaactcagatacatgtgtggatacatagacaacaccatgtccctggtaagcctctagttgactggctcgttgatcaatagatggttatggtttcctgaccatggacattggatgtcgttgataacgggatcacatcattaggagaataatgtgatggacaagacccaatcctaagcctagcacaagattgtgtagttcgtttgctaagagcttttctaatgtcaagtatcatttccttagaccatgagattgtgcaactcccggataccgtaggaatgctttgggtgtaccaaacgtcacaacataactgggtggctataaaggtgcactacaggtatctccgaaagtgtctgttgggttggcacgaatcgagactgggatttgtcactccgtgtaaacggagaggtatctctgggcccactcggtaggacatcatcataatgtgcacaatgtgaccaaggagttgatcacgggatgatgtgttacggaacgagtaaagagacttgccggtaacgagattgaacaaggtatcgggataccgacgatcgaatctcgggcaagtaacataccgatagacaaagggaattgtatacgggattgattgaatcctcgacatcgtggttcatccgatgagatcatcgaggagcatgtgggagccaacatgggtatccagatcccgctgttggttattgaccggagagtcgtctcggtcatgtctgcgtgtctcccgaacccgtagggtctacacacttaaggttcagtgacgctagggttatagagatattagtatgcggtaacccgaaagttgttcggagtcccggatgagatcccggacgtcacgaggagttccggaatggtccggaggtaaagatttatatatgggaagtcttattttggtcgccggaaaagtttcgcactttatcggtattgtaccgggagtgccgaaaggggtccgggggtccaccaagggggtccaccagccccggggggccacatgggctgtagggggtgcgccttggcctatatgggccaagggcaccagccccaagaggcccatgctccaagagataaggaaaaagggagagtcctaaagggggaaggcacctccgaggtgccttgggggggaaggactcctccctggccgcacccttccttggaggaagggccaaggctgcgccccccctctcccttggccctatatatagtggggggaagggagggcagcaaaatccaagccctggcgcctccctctccctcccgtgacacctcttccttcccgcttgcgcttggcgaagccctgccgggatcccgctacttccaccaccacgccgtcgtgctgctggatctccatcaacctctcctccccccttgctggatcaataaggaggagacgtcgctgctccgtacgtgtgttgaacgcggaggtgccgtccgttcggcgctaggatcatcggtgatttggatcacgacgagtacgactccatcaaccccgttctcttgaacgcttccgctcgcgatctacaagggtatgtagatgcactccttccctctcgttgctagtaaactccatagattgatcttggtgatgcgtagaaaattttgaatttctgctacgttccccaacattagcactactaggaaaaggcctactagtggcgcaccagttttgcctactaatggcgcactactggtgcgccactagtaccacgccactagtattaaatactaatggcgcaccactggtgtgccattagtatctggACCACTGGTGCGCCtaccattagtataggccacggtgcgccattagtatttttgaattttgaaggcgggaaaatagtagtggcgcaccgtctaacccccaccgtgcgccattagtatttttgaattttgaatttggatctggatcgcgatttttttgcccattttttgctcgtttttttgcacgatattttttcaaattttgttctcgtttttggatcttgtacgttcttttgccgtgttcttttgccggagaggagttcgccggagaggagggccgaggtcaccggagaggaggaggaggaggtcaccggagaggcgctcgcctacatcgccggagaagaggaggaggtcgccggagaggagttcaccggagcatcggagaggaggaaggagaaaccatgagggaaggggaggagaggagggaggaggagctcatcggagaggagggaggaggagctcaccggagaggaggtaggagaaaccgtgaggggaggggaggagaggagggaggaggaggtcgccggagaggaggaggtcaccggagaggaggaggaggaggtcaccggagaggaggagggtagtatggtggagagaaggggagatggagtgaaggagaggaggagatggagtggaggagaagaattaagaggtaaggaggagaggaccacgcccagccatatatacggcatagtaatggcgcaccgtaggcaggtgcgccattactaactcttttttttattttatttattttgaattttgaaggcgggaagatagtaatggcgcaccatgggcaggtgcgccattagtaagtttgaatttttttgaatttttttcctctccagatcttaaaagccccgtatctttttttctgttaggtttttgaggattttgaaaatataaccccccgttaaattcggatgtatcttttcgagtagatgatttttcatataaaaaactttttcatccgagttcgtatgcaaaagttatgcccattttacaaattctcaagagattttgcaaaaaagtcaaaaattcatgtttgtaaattttgctaacaactagaccacatatcacatgggaatcttttattttttatttttttgacatttctatcattttctatttttttttgaaactgaaaaAGCGGTCCAGGGGGTGTGCATTCGGGGGAATGTTTGGGCCaaactactaatggcacaccgtgggtgtggtgcgccattagtactttaaaaaataaaataaaaataaaatttttgaaacataattactaatggcgcaccgtgggagtggtgcgccattactagttaaactagtaatggcgcattatcccctggtgcgccattagtagttttgaaaataaaaaaaataaaaaatattttactaatggcgcaccgtggatgtggtgcgccattagtattttcacactaatgacgcaccaacacatggtgcgccattactagttagtaatggcgcaccacatgtacagtgcgccattagtgtccatattggctatagctgtttttatAGTATAGTTGCAAAGAAGAAGATATTTCGGATGAAGGAATAGCAACAACCTTACTTTCGTGATGGTAACACATCTTTTAACCGATTGTATTCCATGACAAATGGCTATATGTCCATGGTGGTGACACCTGACTTTATGTTGTTTTTCGTCACTGATAACAGGATGTTTCATGTGTTCTCGTATATATACTTTCCCACCCATTGTATCTCACGGAGTCACGGTGCATAATCTTTCCCACCCATTGTATCTCACGGTACATAATATGCGATGGACAAATATCACTTCACGGGAAAAAATATTTTCTCGTTGAAATCCAAATGTCACTATACAAATTTAATCTTGCGGGAACAAATTATATCGTCGTTGAAAGACCGGCTGCGGATTTCGGGATGAGATACCCAAGGGTTTATTCTTAGGCTTCCTTTGGTTTGTAGGAGTAGGAATTTTATAGGATAGGATTTTTGAAGGAAAATTTCCTTTGAAGCCCTATTTTGTAGGATAGGAACCAACTCttcacatttcaaaggaaaaacCTACGCCCAAATGGAAAATTTTCAATAATATGCaacaaatgacatctctttttcTATAGGAATATATATACACATCATCTCACTTTctatgtttttcctattcccatGAATCTAAGGAGGCTTAGTATTATTATCATTTGTCTCGGCTGCCTCTCGTGGTTGCTAACATCGTTTAAATCGTCATCCAATACATTCCTACTTCCTAGCTTTCTATAACACGAATTCAACCTAGACAAACCACTTGTTCCACTTGGACATGGACGCCAGGATCTTGTTGCTTTTGCCGATGGAGTCATCCACACCATGCAACTGCGAGCAAGAACAGCAGGAAATTTCATTAGTACGCACCACGCGGCAGGTAAAGGAAGATGTAATCTATAGCTGAATGATGAGAATCACCCTCTCAAAGTCATAATTAGCAGGGTTAATCATGTACTAGCTGCTTTTCTTCTACTTGACAAATCCAGGCAACTTACCCGAAAGTGATGCCAGAGAAAAGCTAAACAGCAGGCCGAGAGGGCCACGGAGTTGCTATACCTAATGCGGAAAAAGCTAAAGTTCCACTAGCTTTGGGGAATTCGCCTCAGAAATCAAAAGGTCCAATATTTGTTTCATTTTGTAAACGGTGGACATGCACGATATGTTTCTTGACCGGAATAGCAAAGTGATCAAGTGGGGAAAAATCTCTTTCTTGATACTGAAAACTGCATACTACCAGTGCGAGAAATGGATCTTATTTCGATGATTTGGCAGCATTAAAGTTATTGTGCAACTCATGTTCAAAGAAGCAGGATGCGTGTGCGGTATCCAGAAGTGACTCATCTAGCACCAAACCATGGTCTAACTCCTGTACAAAAGTTTGGATAACTATATTCTTACAGCTGTCATAGCTAATACACACCTATTTTGGCAGCCAATGTACCTTTCACTATTTCAGATATGAGTACTTCATAAAGGACTGACCAGTTtccaataagcatatatggtgtaAATGCATCAACATCAAAACAGAAACTAACTGATGGCATTTCTTGTCTATGTAGTTTGCTAGCTAAGGTCGTTGCTGCTGATCAATATGTAAGGCCAGAAATGATCAATCTATAAATAATTGGACGAGAGAAGGTAAAAAGAACGAATTAGCTCCAACGATGGCTCAAAGTCCCAAATAAAAGTAAACTTGAAAGATCAAAGTACATACTGTTTTGTGAGCATGCATCAGTGTCTCTCGTTGATTATGAAGGTTCTGAAGAATCGACACGCCAATTTCTTCTGTATCAAGTGCTGTTATCTGGCTTTCTCTAATTCTGTCGGAAGACTGGTTTAACCTTTCTGATGTCATCATCAATCTTCCTCTCTGATCAGATGACGCCTGAGCCATGATATAATAATTGCATTGGTACATCAGAAAGGTAATGGTGCCATGATATCAAAATTACAAACATGACGGATAAAAGGAAAGGCAATATAACACAGAGAAATAATAAGACAGTTGTAGAGGTATCCAGTAATAAATTAACACAATAATCTAGATTTCATCTTAATATGTCCACTTACATATGAACGAACTAAATTCTGAGCTAATGAATGGATGGAAGACCATATATAGGTTTACTTGAAAATTTATGCCATGAAGCTTTCTTGCAACGAAAACAATACACATTCAAGAGCAACGGCACCAATTAATAATTAAAGTGATAAATATGATGAAATGAATGCGCCTCCGTTATTTTGCTCATACTTGAAAATTTATGCCATGAAGCTTTCTTGCAACGAAAATAATACATATTCAAGAGCAATGGTATCAATtaataattaaagtgaaaaataggATGAAATGAATGTGCCTCTGTTATTTTGCCCATACTTTGCATGCTAACGCATAATACATCCAAGACTGTTAAACTGGGAATATGAGCTTCGAAAAAGTACAACTGCAATCGCTTATTGACAAAAGAGTCCAAATGTGGTTCTGAGTTCACGCACAGCCCGGCTCTGTATTATCATAGCTATAAACTGATTATAAGAAAGGCATGTATATAATTCTAAGTTTCTAACCATAACCAAAGCACTAGACTTGACAACAGTGAAAAATTGAAATTACAGACCTAACTGAAGTTCAAGAAATAGTAGCAGTGCTCACTTCACGGATATCCATGCAAACCATTTAAAATCAAATAAACGATATGGTACACTTCTTTAGACACCACAATGCTGCACACTGTTCTACATATCATGTTTCAAAGGTGTGCGTTGCACTGTAACCCATCCATATCACAATTCAAAGTCTTATAGGGTCACACACTGATAAATTATTTTCTGATGGAACATACATACATACCACAGAAGCAGAATCCGTTAGAAGTACACTATTGTTATCACAAGTGagtacttactactccctccgtcccacaatataagagtgtttttgacACCTCCGTCCCATTGTGGGACGGAGGACGGAGGTgtcaaaaacactcttatattgtgggatggagggagtagaataTTAGATAGTGCGTGAGAGGCACAATAAACATAATATTTGGCGTAAGGCGGAAACGTTAGGGATAGGGAGCTCACCCCGAGTGTATCCGGCATGCCGGAGTCGAGGAGCTCCTCCCGGGTGGCCTGTTGGGCATTAGGCGCTGAGACCTTCTTGATCTCGCTCTTGATGTTGTTGAGATCAGACTTGTATTCCCTCAGTTTAGACAGCAGCCCGGCCCTGACGGTCGGCTGCAGGCTCCGCGCCTCCAAATCCATCTTCCTGATCTGCGGGAAGCAGGGCCAGCCAAACAGAAACAGGGACGCATAATCAGACGACTGAGCTATCATAAGAGTTAAGATGCACAATCTCTACATGAACTAGGAGGAAAGTTTCCACATCACAGCTTTAAAATTAAGCAGTGAAGACCAGtattatatactccctccgttcggaattactcggACGAGTAatttcgaacggagggagtagtaaaaaaTTCTGCTTACAGAAAAATTAGTTCAGTCAGTTTTTACCAGCGATTCAGACTCCTGCACGTCGGCCTGGATCTCGGGGagcttctgcttcttcttctctggTGAAGGGAAGAAGAGAAAGAAGAGGATCAGACCAAGGCGTGGGAGCAACCGGAAAGCTGGGGTTCTGGGCGAGAGAGAGGCGTGCGTACGTACCGCCATcgagggcggaggcggcggcgcacttgcgggagagggcggcggagatctcgcggtactgccgctcgtAACCCTCGAAGACCTCGCTCATGGTCTCTCCCCGGCGAACCCGCGGTCGCAGGCGGTCGAATCGGATCGATGGAGAACGGGTTGGAGCTGAGGCGGTAGATCGGCGAGGGGGACGACGGGGGTCAGTTCAGGCAGGTGGGGTGCCGTGTCGAACGGGGGGGACAGAACGCGGATAAGTGACCGACATGGCTATCTGGGCCGGCCCGGCCCAGGCCCATTCTTAAACTTGCATGGCACGGCCCGTTTACAAACACGCCGCTGCGGGCCGTGCCTTTTTTTTTTGAGAAGGAGCCACGCACTTTATTCAAACTTCAAGGTTCAAAGAAATATGAGAAATACATATGTTGGGGGAGGATTAGAGCATCTTTAGCAGACCCCGCATAAGTGGTTAAACCCGTAAAATAACCGTTTTTTGCAGTTCCAGTCGAAAAAACGAGCCCGAACAGACCCCGTAAAATCGTCCGACCCTTAAATTTTTTTTAAGGGGCCTGTAAACGCGAACGCGAAACCCTCATATATACAGTTTTGAGGGCAACTTTGCCAGGGCCCTGCATACCGGTCAACGTTGGCGGTTGAGGAATCTTTGCTCCCGCCAACGCCATGAAGCTCACCCGGCCGCCGCGCCCGTCCGCCCCGGCCaccgcgctcgcccgccggccgTCCGCTAGCCGGCCGACCCTCCGTCCCGGCTGCCGCGCTTGCCCGCGGCTCTCGAacggagctagctagctagcagcTTAATCGATTCgaagagctagctagctagctcgaTGGCGTCGGCAGTTTGATTCGGCCGCCGCTCGCGCCGCCTCGGCCGCcctggcctccgcccgcgccgcgcTTGCCTCGCGTTTTCCCTCGCCCGCCTGTCCGCCGGATTGACGCGAGGAAGAGGACGACTAAAAAA is drawn from Aegilops tauschii subsp. strangulata cultivar AL8/78 chromosome 1, Aet v6.0, whole genome shotgun sequence and contains these coding sequences:
- the LOC109762819 gene encoding vesicle transport v-SNARE 11, with the protein product MSEVFEGYERQYREISAALSRKCAAASALDGEKKKQKLPEIQADVQESESLIRKMDLEARSLQPTVRAGLLSKLREYKSDLNNIKSEIKKVSAPNAQQATREELLDSGMPDTLGASSDQRGRLMMTSERLNQSSDRIRESQITALDTEEIGVSILQNLHNQRETLMHAHKTLHGVDDSIGKSNKILASMSKWNKWFV